GAAAATTTTGAAAAAAGAATCACGGAGATATATAAAATGTGTTAGTCTTGATTCTATAACTGATCTATATTCTTTTAGATAATCATTTCTAAAATTTTAGGTATAGTAACGTATTCGATCCCTACCAAAAGAGTATTGCTGCCTTAAGAAATTATATCAAAATAAATATGCATGGAATCAAATAAAAAAATACTTATACTTTGAAATTCCTAGAAAATTGTGTCATACATTCCGAAAGAATACTGGGCGGAAAGAGGGCGAGATTACAAAAAAAATTTTCAGTATAATAATAATTTTAAACTACAGGAACAAATGCTAATAGGTTGTTTGAAAAAGTATTCCTTCTCTACCGTTTTAGAAGTTGGATGTGGATTCGGTCGAATAACAGAACAAATGATTTCGAACTTTCCTGAAATCCGTGAATATTTCGCTTTTGATTTGTCTTCCCACCAAATTGAAAACGCAAGAATAAATATTAAAGATGCACCAAATAGTGAGATAATACAATTCGCTGTATCAGATATACAATCATTTGATTCAAGCAAAAAATATGATTTAGTTATTGCATCAGAGGTTTTGATGCATGTATTGCCATCTGAAATTGAAACAGTTATCCAGAAAATGG
The DNA window shown above is from Candidatus Nitrosocosmicus arcticus and carries:
- a CDS encoding class I SAM-dependent methyltransferase — its product is MSYIPKEYWAERGRDYKKNFQYNNNFKLQEQMLIGCLKKYSFSTVLEVGCGFGRITEQMISNFPEIREYFAFDLSSHQIENARINIKDAPNSEIIQFAVSDIQSFDSSKKYDLVIASEVLMHVLPSEIETVIQKMVNLSNKYVCNIDWFEDKIPKKVESFNFIHPYEKIYGNISSVNEVYRIPIVMKKGFLSKIDVKQSIFFSLIRN